A portion of the Microtus ochrogaster isolate Prairie Vole_2 linkage group LG12, MicOch1.0, whole genome shotgun sequence genome contains these proteins:
- the Tmem139 gene encoding transmembrane protein 139: MVPRQLWEKLKQSFLFLSSASLLLGLALLVIQPNIAPFAYFFLCLAGFCFLACLFACVVERSLRSRQSSRQTENSEAPGNARVNEAFEVPTYEQAVVMDSETQHHLQELEQPPPYSSVVIAPGVEGAQPSQLERPSPGRLKRRVGSEGTMSRRGNPGGALRLRGPRVASTAPDLQSLRVAPKLEPTTPPPAYDICFAYPEDDNVFYEDKWILP, encoded by the exons ATGGTGCCAAGGCAGTTGTGGGAGAAACTGAagcagtcatttctcttcctGAGCAGTGCCTCGCTCCTTCTGGGGCTGGCTTTACTGGTCATACAGCCTAACATTGCCCcttttgcttatttcttcctctgcttgGCTGGCTTCTGCTTTCTTGCCTGCCTCTTCGCCTGTGTGGTGGAACGGAGCCTCCGATCTAGGCAGAGCTCAAGGCAGACTGAGAATTCAGAGGCCCCAGGCAATGCGCG GGTCAATGAGGCTTTTGAGGTACCAACCTATGAACAGGCCGTAGTGATGGACTCAGAAACACAGCACCACCTCCAAGAGCTGGAGCAACCACCCCCTTACAGCAGTGTCGTTATAGCCCCAGGAGTTGAGGGGGCGCAGCCTAGCCAGCTAGAGAGGCCCAGCCCAGGAAGGCTGAAGAGACGAGTGGGCTCAGAGGGGACAATGTCTCGCAGAGGAAATCCTGGAGGAGCTCTTCGACTTAGGGGCCCACGAGTTGCATCCACTGCTCCCGATCTGCAAAGCTTGAGGGTGGCCCCCAAATTGGAGCCCACTACTCCACCCCCTGCCTACGACATCTGTTTTGCTTACCCTGAAGATGACAATGTTTTCTATGAAGACAAATGGATACTTCCCTAG